Genomic segment of Leopardus geoffroyi isolate Oge1 chromosome B2, O.geoffroyi_Oge1_pat1.0, whole genome shotgun sequence:
tttttatttaccGTAAATTCGTTTcatgcaaattatatatttttggcaAAATGCAACCTTTTCTATAACATGTGGGCAACATTTTAAAGGTTTCTTTTAGCCTTCTTTTGATAAGTCAGTGTGccatatttaatgtttttcactGGCATTTGtatgtaaaatgtattatataatttttttttcccctaggcaAGAAACCTATTGGATTCCGGGACTTAATTAATGAAGCTTTGCGTCGAGAAAGGATGGGTCTGAAGTCCaaagtgaaacagataaaggaaCTTTTATTAAATCCTGAGACTCAGGCCAGGATTAGGAGGGAGCTTTTTGAAGGAAGATCTGTTAACAACAGTAATCAAGGAAACCAGGTTGATTTCGGCGCAACTTTGACGTAAGCGCTACGCTGTTATCACGGTACCATAGTTAATGAAACCTTTTCAGATGATTTCATAGGTCTTTGGTAAATACCAAAAAGCGTTTTCATAGTGTCCACACAACAGCAAACCAACATTTGGTAAGGAATGAATAATTTCCTGCCAAAGAAAACAGATTCTGCCCTGTTATGTTTTAAACTCAACTTGTGTTCTGGTATGTTTGTTTCTG
This window contains:
- the AKAP7 gene encoding A-kinase anchoring protein 7 isoform X7 produces the protein MGQLCCFPFSREEAKISKKPIGFRDLINEALRRERMGLKSKVKQIKELLLNPETQARIRRELFEGRSVNNSNQGNQVDFGATLT